In the Methanococcus maripaludis genome, one interval contains:
- a CDS encoding NAD+ synthase has product MIRTNEQLDELANNICDFIREQVENADAKGVVVGLSGGIDSALVAYLSVKALGKENVFGVIMPEKNSNPDDEKYGKLVAESLGIDYTIFDITPVLVAFGAGGYVEGKEFDKRVDANLKPRIRMTEVYYHANKKNYLVAGTSNKSEIYMGYGTKYGDLGSDFLTIGNLFKTEVRQLAGYVGVPKEIIDKAPSAGLWDGQTDEGELGISYETLDKLLNLMEKGKEIDDICEFLGISLEKMEELMIRITTNKHKSLPLPMP; this is encoded by the coding sequence ATGATAAGAACAAATGAACAGTTGGACGAACTTGCAAACAATATATGTGATTTTATACGGGAACAGGTAGAAAATGCAGATGCAAAAGGCGTTGTAGTGGGACTCAGTGGCGGAATAGACAGCGCCCTTGTAGCATATCTTTCAGTAAAAGCTCTTGGCAAAGAAAATGTCTTTGGAGTAATAATGCCTGAAAAAAATTCAAATCCTGATGATGAAAAGTATGGAAAACTCGTTGCAGAATCTCTTGGAATTGATTACACAATATTTGATATAACTCCTGTTTTAGTTGCATTTGGTGCAGGGGGATACGTTGAAGGAAAAGAGTTTGATAAACGTGTCGATGCAAATTTAAAGCCTAGAATTAGGATGACTGAAGTATATTACCATGCAAACAAGAAAAATTACCTTGTTGCAGGAACATCCAATAAATCAGAAATATACATGGGATACGGTACAAAATACGGGGACCTTGGAAGCGACTTTTTAACTATTGGAAATCTTTTCAAAACTGAAGTAAGGCAGCTTGCAGGTTATGTTGGCGTTCCAAAAGAGATAATTGATAAAGCACCTTCTGCAGGACTTTGGGATGGTCAAACTGACGAAGGCGAACTTGGAATTTCTTACGAAACTCTCGACAAACTTTTAAATTTAATGGAAAAGGGAAAGGAAATTGATGATATATGTGAATTTTTAGGCATTTCTCTAGAAAAAATGGAAGAATTAATGATTAGGATTACAACAAACAAACATAAGTCCTTGCCATTACCAATGCCTTAA
- a CDS encoding methyl-coenzyme M reductase glutamine C-methyltransferase encodes MKITIYSKDIYTYGAMLVGGILKEKHKHDVKLTKDIKNKKLFLKSDIVIFSLYSTLNIIDPVIKETIDYLKSKNVKIYIAGPVSAYPEIILNELTVDGVILGEGELTTPEIVSGSTEGLAYIENGEIIVNNPKIKPDLDFSKIYVPKDIEAQNVRGANVYIETHRGCLGHCTFCQVPEFFGRDIRSKPIELIIEEVMELKKNGVKRIAISGGTGSLYNFKNTVNKNKFIEMIESVSNIIGRENLSVPDMRVDYVDEEVLNAIKTYSIGWVFYGIESGSDKLLNSMKKGTNTKKNLKAIELAKDCGVKVAGSFIVGHPKEKEVDFLMTKDFIVDAELDDVFVSAAEPIPRTELCTEVLNTEMDKNPTFITHNGPYRKYGLKENEARAYDLMLHSEMWKSTPRMITNNLSKVYLDEAKMQGSDIRKATELIFKYGDFLI; translated from the coding sequence ATGAAAATTACAATTTATTCTAAAGATATATACACTTACGGTGCCATGTTGGTCGGCGGAATTTTAAAAGAAAAACATAAACACGACGTAAAGCTTACAAAGGACATAAAAAACAAGAAACTTTTTTTAAAATCGGATATAGTTATTTTTAGCCTTTATTCTACATTAAATATCATCGATCCAGTAATTAAAGAGACGATTGACTATTTAAAATCTAAAAACGTAAAAATTTACATTGCAGGGCCAGTTTCAGCATATCCTGAGATTATATTAAATGAATTAACTGTTGATGGGGTAATTTTGGGAGAAGGCGAACTTACAACTCCCGAAATAGTTAGTGGAAGCACTGAAGGATTGGCATATATTGAAAATGGCGAAATTATTGTAAACAATCCAAAAATAAAGCCTGATTTGGATTTTTCAAAGATATACGTTCCAAAAGATATTGAAGCTCAGAATGTACGTGGTGCAAATGTATATATTGAAACCCACAGGGGCTGTCTTGGGCACTGCACATTTTGCCAGGTTCCTGAATTTTTTGGACGGGATATTCGAAGTAAACCAATTGAATTAATAATTGAAGAAGTAATGGAACTTAAAAAAAATGGTGTTAAAAGAATTGCAATAAGTGGTGGTACTGGAAGCCTCTATAACTTTAAAAACACCGTAAACAAAAATAAATTTATAGAAATGATTGAAAGCGTTTCAAACATAATTGGAAGGGAGAATTTATCAGTTCCAGACATGAGGGTTGACTACGTTGACGAAGAGGTTTTGAATGCCATTAAAACTTATTCAATTGGATGGGTATTCTACGGAATTGAAAGTGGAAGTGACAAACTTCTAAATTCAATGAAAAAAGGAACTAACACAAAGAAAAATTTAAAAGCAATCGAGCTTGCAAAAGATTGTGGAGTAAAAGTTGCTGGAAGTTTTATCGTTGGGCATCCAAAAGAAAAAGAAGTTGACTTTTTGATGACAAAAGACTTTATCGTTGATGCAGAACTCGATGACGTTTTTGTAAGTGCTGCTGAGCCGATTCCAAGAACTGAGCTATGTACTGAAGTATTGAATACCGAAATGGATAAAAATCCAACATTTATTACACATAATGGGCCTTATCGAAAATATGGGCTAAAAGAAAACGAAGCAAGGGCATATGATTTAATGCTTCATTCAGAAATGTGGAAATCAACTCCGAGAATGATTACAAATAATTTATCGAAGGTATATCTTGATGAAGCAAAAATGCAAGGTTCAGATATACGAAAAGCAACCGAGTTAATATTTAAGTACGGGGATTTCTTAATTTAA
- the rimI gene encoding ribosomal protein S18-alanine N-acetyltransferase translates to MIVNIRKFREKDLKRVMEIEKESFDKNYPEFLMMHIYTSFPDGFLVAENEEGKIVGYIIALMEWGNGHVVSIAVDSAYQNYGIGNALLNAVENFLFNECHAKHCVLEVRFDNKKAREFYYKRNYVDRKVLYNYYDDGADAILMIKRRFDLYGNYPIFVNMW, encoded by the coding sequence ATGATAGTAAATATACGAAAATTCCGGGAAAAAGACTTAAAAAGGGTAATGGAGATTGAAAAAGAATCTTTTGATAAAAATTATCCGGAATTTTTGATGATGCATATATATACTTCGTTTCCAGACGGTTTTTTGGTAGCAGAAAATGAAGAAGGAAAAATTGTTGGATATATAATTGCATTAATGGAGTGGGGAAATGGGCATGTTGTATCAATTGCAGTTGATTCAGCTTACCAAAATTACGGGATTGGAAATGCCCTTTTAAATGCTGTTGAAAACTTTTTATTTAACGAGTGCCATGCAAAACACTGCGTTTTAGAAGTTCGCTTCGATAATAAAAAAGCGAGAGAATTTTACTACAAGCGAAATTATGTTGATAGAAAAGTTCTTTACAATTATTACGATGACGGTGCGGATGCGATACTCATGATAAAAAGAAGATTCGATTTATATGGAAACTATCCTATTTTTGTAAACATGTGGTAG
- a CDS encoding sulfide-dependent adenosine diphosphate thiazole synthase translates to MDGKLRADEVAVTKSILKSTFNMWMDIIDVDVVIIGAGPSGLTAAKYLAQNGVKTVVLERHLSFGGGTWGGGMGFPNIVVEKPADEILREAGIKLDEVDGEDELFTADSVEVPAKLGVAAIDAGAKILTGIVVEDLILKEDKIAGVVIQSYAIEKAGLHIDPLTISAKYVIDSTGHDASAVHTLARKNKDLGIEVPGEKSMWAEKGENSLTRNTREIFPGLYVCGMAANAYHAGYRMGAIFGGMYLSGKKCAEMILEKLENK, encoded by the coding sequence ATGGATGGAAAGCTCAGAGCAGACGAAGTAGCAGTAACAAAATCAATATTGAAGTCCACTTTCAACATGTGGATGGATATAATTGACGTTGACGTTGTAATTATTGGTGCAGGCCCAAGCGGACTTACAGCTGCAAAATATTTGGCTCAAAATGGAGTTAAAACCGTAGTTCTCGAAAGACACCTTTCATTTGGTGGTGGAACTTGGGGCGGAGGAATGGGCTTTCCAAACATCGTCGTGGAAAAACCTGCAGATGAGATATTAAGAGAAGCTGGAATTAAATTGGATGAAGTAGACGGTGAAGATGAATTATTCACCGCAGATTCAGTGGAAGTTCCTGCAAAACTCGGGGTTGCTGCAATTGACGCAGGTGCAAAAATATTAACAGGAATTGTTGTAGAAGACTTGATTTTAAAAGAAGATAAAATTGCAGGAGTAGTTATTCAGTCATATGCGATTGAAAAAGCAGGACTTCACATCGACCCACTCACAATCAGTGCAAAATATGTTATAGACTCAACAGGACACGACGCTTCAGCAGTTCACACACTTGCTAGAAAAAATAAGGACCTTGGAATCGAAGTTCCTGGCGAAAAATCCATGTGGGCAGAAAAAGGTGAAAATTCACTCACAAGAAACACGAGAGAAATATTCCCTGGACTTTACGTTTGTGGAATGGCTGCAAATGCGTACCACGCAGGTTACAGAATGGGTGCAATCTTTGGTGGAATGTATCTTTCTGGAAAAAAATGTGCGGAAATGATTTTGGAAAAATTGGAAAATAAATAA
- a CDS encoding ATP-binding protein: MIDLKELKKYCNPSYLTIRNDKIIVGNKGLARLSKEKMRKIEADFGIPIVYSRVFEEISERMGRYVSKNSIISPKDKILVGLSGGKDSLALLHLLEPYRRKYGVQIYAVTVDLNINGIHPWTKNNENVKKISEHCNNLNIPHEIIAHDGNVVEMSNTLSQNTKGIEYSPCFSCSMVRRHVLTNYAENNFDNDSNVKIAIGHTLEDNSDTIMANIFKGNVIKALEPIKNFNETDVDFKDFKLNLKSCCMIRPMLNVSEEKIVKALVECDIEYYKDKDECPYSRHNGDGIRKKSHEVLKSLEEDVPNIREMVISSILNSIEHYKQK, translated from the coding sequence ATGATAGACTTGAAAGAGTTAAAAAAGTATTGTAATCCTTCCTATTTAACGATAAGGAATGATAAAATTATTGTGGGAAACAAGGGTTTGGCGAGACTTTCAAAGGAAAAAATGAGAAAAATTGAAGCCGATTTTGGAATTCCTATTGTTTATTCTCGAGTTTTTGAAGAAATTTCCGAGAGGATGGGAAGGTATGTTTCAAAAAATAGTATTATTTCTCCAAAAGATAAAATACTGGTGGGATTAAGTGGTGGAAAGGACAGCCTTGCACTTTTGCACCTTTTAGAGCCATACCGTCGAAAATATGGCGTTCAAATCTATGCGGTAACCGTTGATTTGAATATAAATGGAATACACCCATGGACAAAAAATAATGAAAACGTGAAGAAAATTTCAGAACACTGTAACAATCTGAATATTCCTCACGAAATAATTGCACATGATGGGAACGTTGTTGAAATGTCAAATACACTCTCACAAAACACGAAAGGAATTGAATATTCGCCATGTTTTTCATGTTCAATGGTTAGAAGGCACGTTTTAACTAATTATGCAGAAAATAACTTTGATAATGATTCAAACGTAAAAATCGCAATAGGTCACACGTTAGAGGATAATTCTGACACGATAATGGCAAATATATTTAAAGGAAATGTAATAAAAGCACTAGAGCCGATTAAAAATTTCAATGAGACAGATGTAGACTTTAAAGATTTTAAATTAAATCTTAAAAGCTGCTGTATGATTAGACCGATGCTCAATGTCTCAGAAGAAAAAATCGTAAAGGCATTAGTTGAATGTGACATCGAATACTACAAAGACAAGGACGAATGTCCCTACAGTAGGCATAATGGCGATGGAATAAGGAAAAAGTCCCACGAAGTTTTGAAGTCACTTGAAGAAGATGTTCCAAATATTCGGGAAATGGTTATTTCTTCAATATTAAATAGTATCGAACACTATAAACAAAAATGA
- the thiI gene encoding tRNA uracil 4-sulfurtransferase ThiI, which translates to MKKFIVRYGEIGTKSRQTMHRFEKLLAKNISKLAKKHGISAEVEIIHTRLIVDVAEENFEKMKELLKKVPGIVSFSPCYYIDPDIEQIKEISSELFEKELERYKNKENITFRVKTQRPQKKFPLTSLEVNMAVGGPISEKYGIKVDLTNPTISLDIEVFNEYAYVFAERIEGIGGIPVGTQGRVLVLISDGIDSPVSAYMMAKRGCKLLLLHMKTSDEGLEKTQKLAEVLSDFDPEAKFVYVDFKEELAKIKAELTEINRDKYTCIYCKKYMLKLAEKHAKWHKCDAIINGDNMGQVASQTLKNLRVISEGIDYPILRPLIGLDKVEIMDIARKIGTFEISTSKEVSCFAVPKHPITNATPEEIEKIEEQLSNLRNCDECNNC; encoded by the coding sequence TTGAAAAAATTCATTGTGAGATACGGAGAAATTGGAACGAAATCACGACAGACCATGCACAGGTTTGAAAAATTACTTGCAAAAAACATCTCAAAACTTGCAAAAAAACACGGAATTTCGGCAGAAGTTGAAATAATCCATACAAGATTAATTGTAGATGTTGCTGAAGAAAATTTTGAAAAAATGAAGGAACTCCTAAAAAAAGTACCGGGAATTGTATCTTTTAGCCCATGCTACTACATCGACCCAGATATTGAACAAATAAAGGAAATTTCATCCGAACTTTTTGAAAAAGAACTTGAACGTTACAAAAACAAAGAAAATATTACATTTAGAGTAAAAACTCAAAGACCGCAGAAAAAATTCCCGTTAACGTCACTTGAAGTAAATATGGCAGTTGGTGGGCCAATCTCTGAAAAATACGGAATAAAAGTAGATTTAACGAATCCTACAATTTCTCTGGATATAGAAGTTTTCAACGAATACGCTTACGTATTTGCAGAAAGAATCGAAGGAATTGGTGGAATTCCTGTTGGAACTCAAGGGCGCGTTTTAGTACTAATTTCTGATGGAATCGATAGCCCGGTTTCTGCATACATGATGGCAAAACGGGGATGTAAACTCTTACTTTTACACATGAAAACTTCAGATGAAGGGCTTGAAAAGACCCAAAAACTCGCTGAAGTTTTAAGCGACTTCGACCCGGAAGCTAAATTTGTATACGTTGACTTTAAAGAAGAGCTTGCAAAAATTAAAGCCGAACTTACGGAAATTAATAGGGATAAATACACGTGCATTTACTGTAAAAAATACATGTTAAAATTAGCTGAAAAACATGCTAAATGGCATAAATGTGATGCTATTATAAATGGAGATAATATGGGCCAGGTTGCATCCCAAACCCTTAAAAATTTGCGTGTAATTAGTGAAGGAATTGATTACCCGATTTTAAGACCTTTGATTGGACTTGATAAAGTCGAAATTATGGATATTGCAAGGAAAATCGGAACTTTTGAAATTTCGACGAGTAAAGAAGTGAGCTGTTTTGCAGTTCCAAAACATCCGATAACAAATGCTACACCTGAAGAAATTGAAAAAATTGAAGAACAGCTTTCAAATTTAAGAAACTGTGATGAATGTAATAATTGTTAA
- a CDS encoding CatB-related O-acetyltransferase, with amino-acid sequence MNENPKYLVKGDGIVREKIKSENVEIGEYTYYSGYYERKEFKDCIMYLDEIDNRKDVDKLIIGKFCSIASGVKFVMGGNQGHRYDWISTYPLTLISETPEDLKSENGKGYLKKGDTVIENDVWIGANVTIMPGVKIGSGAVIATGSVVTKEVPPYTIVGGNPAKIIKKRFSEEKIELLLKIKWWDWPIEKIKSNIKILMSDDFEELKKICEE; translated from the coding sequence ATGAACGAAAACCCGAAATACCTTGTAAAAGGGGACGGAATAGTTCGGGAAAAAATAAAAAGTGAAAACGTCGAAATCGGAGAATACACTTATTATTCGGGATACTACGAAAGAAAAGAGTTTAAAGACTGTATAATGTACCTTGACGAAATCGACAACAGAAAAGATGTCGATAAATTGATTATTGGTAAATTTTGTAGCATTGCGTCAGGCGTTAAATTTGTAATGGGTGGAAATCAGGGCCATAGATACGACTGGATTTCAACCTATCCATTAACTTTGATTTCTGAAACTCCAGAAGATTTAAAATCAGAAAATGGAAAAGGATATTTGAAAAAAGGAGATACAGTAATTGAAAACGACGTCTGGATTGGTGCAAATGTAACAATTATGCCGGGCGTAAAAATTGGCAGCGGTGCAGTAATTGCAACAGGAAGCGTCGTTACAAAAGAAGTTCCCCCCTATACAATAGTTGGCGGAAATCCTGCAAAAATAATTAAAAAAAGATTTTCTGAAGAAAAAATAGAACTTCTTTTAAAAATAAAATGGTGGGACTGGCCAATTGAAAAAATTAAATCAAATATCAAGATTTTAATGAGCGATGACTTTGAAGAATTAAAAAAGATTTGTGAAGAATAA
- a CDS encoding TIGR00269 family protein, with translation MKCKKCGGPSIYYQKHSGNNYCRTCFIKETKRKVRKTLGRDVLKNNIKVAMGLSGGKDSLVMAHILNEFYKQIPKSKILAIIVNEGIEGYRTDGIDAAVKFCEEHGIEYRIVHFKDYLGTNLDEIVKLAKEKNLTMNPCSFCGVIRRKILNRVSIEEKCDYLAIGHNLDDVAQAVMMNYIEGDVKKLAFLGKSLKNPKFVKRIKPLEKIPEEEVLLIADLLELKYHKSPCPYSCLSFRSEVCEITDTLEKNHPGAKYSIVRGYERLLEHIELPGYTGECKICGDLSATEVCKVCSYLKNLGILEKSKFEKI, from the coding sequence ATGAAATGCAAAAAATGTGGTGGCCCTTCAATATACTACCAAAAACACTCTGGAAATAATTATTGTAGGACATGTTTCATAAAAGAAACTAAAAGAAAAGTTAGAAAAACCCTTGGAAGGGATGTTCTTAAAAACAATATTAAAGTTGCAATGGGCCTAAGCGGTGGAAAAGACAGTCTTGTAATGGCCCATATATTAAATGAATTTTACAAACAGATTCCAAAGTCTAAAATCCTTGCAATAATTGTTAATGAAGGAATCGAAGGATATAGGACTGATGGAATAGATGCAGCAGTAAAATTCTGCGAAGAACATGGTATCGAATACAGAATTGTTCATTTTAAGGATTATCTTGGAACAAATCTTGACGAAATTGTAAAACTTGCAAAAGAAAAAAATTTAACAATGAATCCATGCTCATTTTGTGGAGTAATACGGAGAAAAATCTTAAACCGGGTATCTATTGAAGAAAAATGCGATTATCTTGCAATTGGCCACAACTTAGATGATGTTGCACAGGCAGTTATGATGAATTACATCGAAGGAGACGTTAAAAAACTGGCTTTTTTAGGAAAAAGTTTGAAAAATCCTAAATTTGTTAAACGAATAAAACCTTTAGAAAAAATTCCAGAAGAAGAAGTGCTTTTAATTGCAGATTTACTTGAATTAAAATACCACAAGTCACCATGCCCGTATTCATGTCTTTCTTTTAGATCAGAAGTCTGTGAAATTACAGATACGTTGGAAAAAAACCACCCTGGTGCAAAATATTCAATTGTAAGGGGTTATGAAAGACTTCTCGAACATATCGAACTTCCGGGTTACACTGGAGAGTGTAAAATCTGCGGGGATTTATCTGCAACCGAAGTCTGTAAGGTGTGCAGTTATTTAAAAAATCTTGGAATTTTGGAAAAATCGAAATTTGAAAAGATTTAA
- a CDS encoding MoaD/ThiS family protein, producing MDLTIKFFAKCREDFGEGLKISIDLDEVTVLELIEILEKDYNLNLKEDFENGKIIVSKDFEIVSSNDLINKSGEIGIYPPVSGG from the coding sequence ATGGATTTAACAATAAAATTCTTTGCAAAATGCAGGGAAGATTTTGGCGAAGGTTTAAAAATATCAATAGATCTAGATGAAGTAACCGTTTTGGAATTGATTGAAATTTTGGAAAAAGACTACAATTTAAACTTAAAAGAAGATTTTGAAAACGGAAAAATAATTGTTTCAAAAGACTTTGAAATCGTTTCTTCAAACGATTTAATTAATAAAAGTGGTGAAATTGGAATATATCCTCCAGTTTCAGGCGGATAA
- a CDS encoding 4Fe-4S binding protein — protein MKKRVFYWISGSNVREPVVSNVVLGTGVMVNILKAKMEPREGFLILELTGDEGQIEKALEILRKFGEAEDIPKMIQKDDEKCIDCGACVVHCPVGALSVDNEFKILLDEEECIGCKNCAKICPVNAIKIFEI, from the coding sequence GTGAAAAAAAGAGTATTTTACTGGATATCTGGAAGCAACGTAAGGGAACCGGTAGTTTCAAACGTGGTTTTGGGAACTGGTGTAATGGTTAACATTTTAAAAGCAAAAATGGAACCAAGAGAAGGATTCTTAATTCTCGAATTAACTGGTGATGAAGGACAGATCGAAAAAGCACTCGAAATTTTGAGGAAATTTGGTGAAGCAGAAGATATACCAAAAATGATTCAAAAAGACGATGAAAAATGTATCGATTGTGGTGCATGCGTAGTTCACTGCCCAGTTGGTGCACTTTCCGTTGATAATGAGTTTAAAATATTGCTCGACGAAGAAGAATGTATTGGTTGTAAAAACTGTGCAAAAATATGCCCTGTAAACGCAATTAAAATATTTGAAATTTAA
- a CDS encoding homocysteine biosynthesis protein, with product MKTVHEINEKIRNGDAVVVTAEEMIDIVDELGAEKAAVEIDVVTTGTFGAMCSSGAFLNFGHSDPPIKMYKTYLNGVEAYSGLAAVDAYLGAAQTNSDDDIDISYGGSHVLEDLVAGKEIELVAEGYTTDCYPRKKVSTTITLDDLNQAILVNPRNCYQSYNGATNSTEEKIYTYMGALLPEFGNLNYSGAGQLNPLQNDFNTETKTYNTIGMGTKIFLGGAQGYITGAGTQHSPNGGFGTLMVQGDLKEMSTKYLRGATIPKYGSTLYMGIGIPIPVLNAEIAKTCAIKDEDISVPILDYGIPRRDRPELGVTNYKQARSGKVTIEVEVEGKKVDKCMKTASVSSYKVSREISKELKNWISNSEFTLTERLEPLKSAAPKPMKAKMKLVKDILSKPAVVGSLKMSITEASRILIENNINHLPIIDENGKLSGIITSWDIAKAMAQDKHSISEIMTTYIVSATPDETIDMAARKMSRNNISGLPVVDSNNKVLGVVSAEDISKLIGRTGLHKI from the coding sequence TTGAAAACCGTTCACGAAATTAATGAGAAGATACGAAATGGCGATGCAGTTGTGGTTACTGCAGAAGAGATGATCGATATAGTCGACGAACTGGGTGCGGAAAAAGCGGCAGTTGAAATAGATGTAGTTACGACAGGTACATTTGGAGCGATGTGTTCAAGCGGAGCATTTTTAAATTTTGGACACTCCGATCCACCAATAAAAATGTACAAGACATATTTGAATGGTGTTGAGGCATATTCTGGACTTGCAGCAGTTGATGCGTATTTAGGGGCTGCTCAAACTAATAGCGATGATGATATCGATATTTCATACGGCGGTTCTCACGTACTTGAAGACCTTGTAGCAGGAAAAGAAATCGAGCTTGTTGCTGAAGGTTATACAACGGACTGTTACCCTAGAAAAAAAGTTTCAACAACAATAACCCTAGATGATTTAAATCAGGCAATTTTGGTAAATCCAAGAAATTGCTACCAGTCATACAACGGAGCTACGAACAGTACTGAAGAAAAAATATACACTTACATGGGGGCACTGCTTCCAGAATTTGGAAACTTAAATTATTCTGGTGCAGGCCAATTAAACCCACTACAAAATGATTTTAACACGGAAACAAAAACTTACAATACTATAGGAATGGGTACAAAAATATTTTTAGGCGGTGCACAAGGGTATATTACCGGTGCTGGAACCCAACACAGTCCAAATGGTGGATTTGGAACTTTAATGGTTCAAGGTGACTTAAAAGAAATGAGTACTAAATATTTAAGGGGCGCAACAATTCCTAAATATGGAAGCACGCTTTACATGGGAATTGGAATCCCGATTCCAGTATTAAACGCGGAAATTGCAAAAACATGTGCAATAAAAGACGAAGATATCTCAGTTCCGATTTTAGATTACGGAATTCCTAGAAGGGATAGGCCTGAACTGGGCGTTACTAATTACAAACAGGCAAGATCTGGAAAAGTAACGATTGAAGTTGAAGTTGAAGGTAAAAAAGTCGATAAATGCATGAAAACAGCTTCAGTTTCAAGCTATAAAGTTTCAAGAGAAATTTCAAAAGAACTTAAAAATTGGATTTCAAATAGCGAATTTACGTTAACTGAAAGATTGGAACCTTTAAAAAGTGCAGCTCCAAAACCGATGAAAGCAAAAATGAAACTTGTAAAGGATATATTAAGTAAACCTGCAGTTGTTGGAAGTTTAAAAATGTCAATTACAGAAGCTTCAAGAATTTTAATTGAAAATAATATCAACCATCTTCCAATTATCGATGAAAACGGCAAACTTTCCGGAATAATTACTTCGTGGGATATTGCAAAAGCAATGGCTCAAGATAAACATTCAATTTCTGAAATTATGACCACATATATAGTATCTGCAACACCAGATGAGACTATCGATATGGCAGCAAGAAAAATGAGCAGAAATAATATTTCGGGACTTCCTGTTGTGGATTCAAACAACAAGGTTTTAGGAGTAGTTTCGGCTGAAGATATCTCAAAACTTATCGGGAGAACAGGACTTCATAAAATTTAA
- a CDS encoding DNA-directed RNA polymerase subunit H: MKVSSHAMVPTHEIIPREEIPLLLEKYNIKLQQLPKLLDTDPLVLEVEAAPGDVLKITRMSPTAGESTYYRLVIATSL, translated from the coding sequence GTGAAAGTATCATCACATGCAATGGTTCCGACACATGAGATTATTCCAAGAGAAGAAATACCCCTTTTACTCGAAAAATACAATATAAAATTGCAGCAATTGCCTAAATTGCTCGATACCGATCCACTTGTGCTCGAAGTTGAAGCAGCTCCTGGAGACGTTTTAAAAATAACAAGAATGAGTCCTACTGCAGGCGAAAGCACCTATTACAGATTAGTAATAGCAACTTCACTCTAA